GTCCCTTGGTGAGATATTCTTTCACTTCCTCTAACGCCCTTTGACATTCAGGCCCCCACTCAAAATTCTTTGACCATTTAAGCACGACGAAAAAAGGAAGTGCCTTCTCGGCCTATCTGGAAATGAAACGCCGAAGGGCGGCCAGTCGGTCGGTCATCTTTTGGATGTCTCTGATGCATTTGGGAGCTTCCATTGATAACTGCTTCGATTTTCTCCGGATTCGCCTCTATCCCACGGGCACTAACCATGTAGCCTAAAAACTTTCCATTTGACACTCTGAAAGTGCACTTGTTCGGACTGATCCTCATGTTATTTCTTCGGAGAGTCTCGAAGCATTCCTTTAAATCCTCGGCGTGACTTGGAACAACGACTTTACGATCATGTCGTCCACATAAGCCTCCATATTTCGACCGATCTGCTCCTTAAACACTTTGTTCACCATTTGCTGGAATGTGGCTCCAGCGTTCATAAGTCCGAAGGGCATTTTGATATAAGCATAAGTTCCCTTCGGAGTTATGAACGTTGTCTTGGGCACATCCTTGTCGTTCATGGCAATTTGATGATAACCAGAAAAAACATCAAGAAAACTAAGTACCTGGTATCCGGACGTGGCGTCTATCAGTTGATTAATGCTGGGTAGGGGGTAGTGGTCCTTCGGACAAGCCTTATTGAGATCTGTatagtccacacacatcctcccCTTTCCGTTGAATTTTTTAACGACCACCACATTAGCCAACCAGTCAGGGTATTCAATTTCTTCTATAAACTTAACTTTCAGCagcttttccacttcagcctcAATTACCTTATGTCATTCGGCTGCAAAAGTCCTCATCTTCTGCTAAATCGGTATGGCCTCGGGTTGTACATTAAGGCAATGTTTAGCTGTCTTGGGATCCAAACCAGGCATATCTTCTGGCCCCCAGGCGAACACATCATGGTACTACCGAATCACCGCAACAACTTTTTCCTTTAGATCACTCTCCATATTTCTCCCAATTCAAACCATTTTTCCCGAATGGCATGCATATAATTCAACCTCTTCGTTCTCGGCAGCTGGTTCGGAGATCAGACTTGAAAGATCGGCTCCGAAATTTTCCAACTCAATGTTCAGAGTCTCTCTGTTCCCACTGGGCTCTGCTTCGGTTCTTTTTCTCTTTCCAGTTTCATCTGGCTTCCCATATGCATGATCTTTCTCCAAGTCCTCCAACATTATTATCCGGGCGGTTTTCTGATTGCCCCTCATCTCTCCTACCCCTTTCTCAGTTGGGAACTTAAACTTGAGATGGGGTATAGACTCTACTGCCTCGAAGGTCGAAAGGAACGGCCTTCCCAAAATGGCATTATACGGACTCTCAATCTGAACCACGTAAAATTTCACTGGCTTTTCAACAGTATATGGTAACTTACCCAAAAGGACGGGAAGAGTTATCGTACCTTTAAACTGTATTGGATACCCTCCGAAGGCGTAGAGAGGTGCTTCGTTGCAGGACCCTAGTTGTTCTCCCGCCAAGTTCATCATACAATAGGTTTTGTGGAACAAGATGTTGGCCGAGCTACCGGTATTCACAAGCACCTTCCAAATTTTATTCTGTCCAATGAGAGGGTTGATGATAAGGGGGTTCTCATGCGGGGGAATGACGTCCTCATAATCCTCCGTACTGAAAGTCATAGGCGTGTGGGGCTTCGCCTGACCGAACTAATAGAGGTTGTACACTTGTCGTGCGTATTTTTCTTCGCCGTTTTACTATCTATGTCCAGCATACTACCCCCGAATATTGTCTTCACCTCACCCCTTATCTGTCCCTTCGTTCGGGCTCCTCAACTTCTGGTTCCTCCTGATTGTCCTTCGGTCCCAGTCTGTCCCTCATATCTCGGACGAACTGATTGATTTTGCCTTCTTTGATCATCCGTTCAATAAGCCTCTTGAGGTGGTAGCATTCATCAGTATTATGCCCCTTATCTCTGTGATAATCGCAATACTTGTCGGGGTTCTTCTTATGATTTGGGACTTTCATCTTGGCGGACCGAACGAACCCAGGCTTGCCCTTGATCtcatggagaatcttggagatCGGTGCATTCAGATGGATGAATATATCTGAATCTCTATCTCGGCGTCGTTCGCCCCCACGGTCGGtttcttttcttccttctttcctACTATCTTTTCGGTCATTTCCAGATCTTGAGCTTTCGTATCTTTCTGCTCGCTTCGTTCGGTCATCCCGTCGGAAGTCTTTGTATCCCCTATACTTTCCATCTTCCGACGAATGTTCTAACCCTCACAGATATATCATTTAAGGATTTGGGGGGGGTATCATAAAGGGAGGAATGATGTTTTTTACTTTTGTAGGGGTCCAGCCCCGCCGTAAGGAAGTTCATAGCTTTGACTTTGTCCAAATTCGTGACCATTCCAGCTTTTTCCTTGAACCGAGCCAAATAATCCTCTAGTTCTTCGTTCGCCCTTTATCTATAGTGAACTAGGGCCTTAGTGTCCTTCACCTTTCGGCATAGATGCGAGTAGTACTTCAAGAACTTTCTCTTCAGCTGCTCATATGACCCGATGGACCTGGGTTTGAGggatttgtaccacatcgaggCCGATCCTTTCAGGTAGGTCTTGAACATTTTGCAGAGCATGATGTCATTATACTCCATCCCAATCATCAGCAATTCGTACTTTTCACAATGGTCCTCCGGGTCGCCCTTTCCATTAAACTCACTCATCTTTGGGAATTGTCTTTCCTCGCCTAGGGGAGGTCGGTATTGCTCGATTTCTTCCGTCACAATCGATTCTCGATCAACCCTTCTGTCGCCGAACATGACCTTTTCCAGGCGAGTCAGCTTGATTCGGGATCCATCCAGTTCCTCGTCCGAATCAGATGAAATGTGTAGCTTCATCCTTTTCCTTCCGGGGTGCGAATCAGAGTcagactcatcttcttcatcataccCCCTATGGTCTTTCTTGGGTTTGGTGATTTTTTCTGGTTCATCAGCCCGCAATGCTTCACGCAGTGCTTTCTCCTGTAGATCGATTTCTTCCCTCTGGAGCTGTAGGGCTTTCAGCCGTAGCTTCGCCTAGGCCTCTGCTTCCTTCTCATCTTGATCATCTTTTGCCTTGCCCTTCTCCGTGACTGACTTTTATAGCACGAATCTTGATGAGCAAGGCATCTTCTTCGGGAGTCAACTTGATGACCCCATCGGCGTCCACCATGGAGGACGTCTGTCCCCAGTCGTGAGGAGTGAAACCAGGTGGTGGTGAGAGGTCATGAACTGTGTTTGTCATCATCTCAATATCTCGTTTGTAATTCTCATAttcccacagatggcgccaaatgttacgCTCAGATCTTCTTTAGTGTGAATGAACGGTGTTCGGCCACTCAGGAACTGCCTTCGGCTGCTACCTGAAAGGGAAGAGATTGCGAGGGATTGTTCACCTGATTCACCTCCGATGTGAAAATAAGAATTTGGATATAGAGTGGTTTCAAGAAATACAGGAAAATAGAGAGTACTTGAGAGAATGAGTGTGTGATTGGTTATGCCTTACTTTCCTAGGATTTTTATACCCAATCCTCCCATCAATATTTCATCTGTTACATCTTAATAATGAAGAGAAGTGAAAATGGGGCGTTATGATTGTGTAATCCCAATGGTTTGAGTAGAAGTGAGCCTCAATCTGCTAAGCTAACTGGGTGTCGATTCATGGACATGTGGGCCTTCGGCCCAATAGTATAATTTTCTAATGGGTCTTTGTTCTTATTGGGCCCATAACTAACACTAGTAATTATTACATCTTTTGTTTTTTATAGTTAAACACACTCTCATGCACATCACTATATTAATGAAAGAGAACCCCGAGAGGAGAGGGGCTAGAACAAGGGAGAAGAGTGCTTGCGTAGAATGGTGGTAAGAAAATGAATTACACATTATCTTCGACAACCTAACGCACCGATTGCAAGTGGACAAACCAGGATAAGGTGATTTATTGGCTACAGAAAGACCTCCACCAAGTGCCTCCTCGTAAGTCATGTTTAGCAATTGACATGACTCGTGAAAACCATTGACACAAACAAAGAATTAGCAATTCAGCACACAACTAATATAAACACTGCAGCGAAGAAAACAATTTCTACTCAACACTCTCAGAGTCGGTCTACCACATGGCAATGATGTGTTAGCAAGGTGGGTTAAAGTTGACCGACCATTTCAAAGTCGGTCTATTCAGTATTCACGTGATAATGCGTTTTAGTAAGGTATATCCACCTACGTGAACTTGTCAGGTGAATTACATCTAAGAGTTACGTCAATAATGGTAGTGTGGATAAAATGAGACTTGTTCTTTTTATAGCAAAAAATGATAAAAATCTGTAA
The sequence above is drawn from the Apium graveolens cultivar Ventura chromosome 2, ASM990537v1, whole genome shotgun sequence genome and encodes:
- the LOC141685387 gene encoding uncharacterized protein LOC141685387; translated protein: MTFSTEDYEDVIPPHENPLIINPLIGQNKIWKVLVNTGSSANILFHKTYCMMNLAGEQLGSCNEAPLYAFGGYPIQFKGTITLPVLLGKLPYTVEKPVKFYVVQIESPYNAILGRPFLSTFEAVESIPHLKFKFPTEKGVGEMRGNQKTARIIMLEDLEKDHAYGKPDETGKRKRTEAEPSGNRETLNIELENFGADLSSLISEPAAENEEVELYACHSGKMVLSFLDVFSGYHQIAMNDKDVPKTTFITPKGTYAYIKMPFGLMNAGATFQQMVNKVFKEQIGRNMEAYVDDMIVKSLFQVTPRI